A region of Nitrospinota bacterium DNA encodes the following proteins:
- the mltG gene encoding endolytic transglycosylase MltG: MNKAGFFGLIALAIFAVIFYEEGVSTPNAGEGEAVVEIRKGESVKTIATALEKAGVISSPALFRLESRLAGTSGKLRAGEYLLRRDQSIRQTILALVEGKSMLRKITIPEGLSVRQIAQLLEKEGVASAKDFEQAAMNPELLKKHNVPAVSAEGYLFPDTYHFVKNTSAGMVAGVMVETFFEKIPTALPETVWKDPEKLHKTLTLASIIEKETGADAERSMVAAVFMNRLEMGMPLQSDPTVIYAIPDFDGDIRKKDLRHDSPYNTYTRRGLPPGPIANPGLASLQAVLNPAPGGYLYFVSKNDGTHKFSETLDEHNSAVRKYQLAK, translated from the coding sequence ATGAACAAGGCCGGGTTTTTCGGGCTAATAGCCCTCGCCATCTTCGCGGTGATTTTTTATGAGGAGGGGGTTTCCACCCCGAACGCCGGCGAAGGTGAGGCGGTGGTGGAGATTCGCAAAGGTGAGTCGGTGAAAACCATAGCCACCGCCCTGGAAAAGGCCGGGGTCATTTCCAGCCCGGCGCTATTCCGGCTGGAATCGCGGCTTGCGGGGACATCGGGTAAACTGCGGGCGGGTGAATACCTTTTGAGGCGAGACCAGTCCATACGGCAGACCATTCTGGCGCTGGTGGAAGGGAAAAGCATGCTACGCAAGATAACCATCCCCGAAGGGCTCAGCGTCCGGCAGATAGCCCAGCTGTTGGAAAAAGAGGGGGTGGCTTCCGCCAAGGATTTCGAACAGGCGGCCATGAACCCGGAGTTGCTGAAAAAGCATAACGTGCCCGCGGTATCGGCCGAAGGGTACCTTTTCCCGGACACGTACCATTTTGTGAAAAACACTTCCGCCGGTATGGTGGCCGGAGTAATGGTGGAAACGTTCTTCGAGAAGATACCCACAGCCTTGCCAGAAACAGTATGGAAAGACCCGGAGAAGCTTCACAAGACGCTGACCTTGGCTTCCATCATAGAAAAGGAGACCGGCGCGGACGCCGAAAGAAGCATGGTGGCGGCGGTTTTCATGAACCGGCTGGAAATGGGGATGCCCTTGCAGTCCGACCCCACGGTGATATACGCAATCCCGGATTTCGACGGGGACATCAGGAAGAAAGACCTGCGGCATGACTCGCCATACAACACATATACCCGCCGTGGTTTGCCGCCGGGGCCCATTGCAAATCCCGGCCTGGCCAGTTTACAGGCCGTTTTAAATCCGGCGCCGGGGGGGTATCTTTATTTTGTTTCTAAAAATGACGGGACCCATAAGTTCTCCGAAACGCTCGATGAGCATAATTCGGCGGTGCGCAAATACCAGTTGGCTAAGTAG
- the ruvX gene encoding Holliday junction resolvase RuvX, translating to MGRILALDLGERRTGAAVSDELGYTAQPAGMWERVGYKDDLAGVKKLMAEYQIERIVVGHPLNMDGTRGERAMACERIAEKLKKDLGIEVSLWDERMTTMGAERMMIDAGVRRDKRKKVIDQMAAQLILSGWLTARPDKKPGKDVSGE from the coding sequence ATGGGCAGGATACTGGCCCTTGACCTGGGCGAAAGGCGCACCGGCGCGGCGGTGAGCGACGAGCTGGGGTACACCGCCCAGCCTGCCGGTATGTGGGAGCGGGTGGGTTACAAGGACGATCTGGCCGGTGTTAAAAAACTGATGGCGGAATACCAGATAGAACGCATAGTGGTGGGGCATCCTCTGAACATGGATGGAACCCGTGGAGAACGGGCCATGGCCTGTGAAAGGATCGCCGAAAAGCTTAAAAAAGATTTGGGGATAGAAGTTTCCCTGTGGGACGAGCGGATGACCACCATGGGCGCCGAACGGATGATGATAGACGCCGGGGTGCGCCGGGATAAAAGAAAAAAGGTGATAGACCAGATGGCCGCGCAACTTATCCTCTCCGGCTGGCTTACCGCCCGGCCAGACAAAAAACCGGGAAAGGATGTTTCCGGAGAATGA
- a CDS encoding flagellar protein FlaG, translated as METPNVTAPAPAVARGASAPKRAPAPRQEAPVMGESSGSSADYKVSISTDAGSVVENHGSASHSAQAQRTAQEKTAQAKERAKGNDQQAGDDLAAQAIQANYAVSNPNLKMDYLVENKELVIKVVNRQDSQVVKEIPAEQERHIRDTVQKYIDSGGNIMSGSKK; from the coding sequence ATGGAAACCCCGAATGTAACAGCGCCTGCTCCAGCGGTTGCAAGGGGAGCGTCTGCGCCCAAGCGGGCTCCTGCTCCAAGGCAGGAAGCTCCGGTTATGGGGGAGTCTTCCGGCTCTTCGGCGGACTACAAGGTTTCCATATCCACTGACGCCGGAAGCGTGGTGGAAAACCATGGCTCCGCCAGCCATTCCGCCCAGGCCCAGCGCACCGCCCAGGAAAAAACCGCCCAGGCCAAAGAGCGCGCCAAGGGGAACGACCAGCAGGCGGGAGACGATCTGGCGGCCCAGGCCATCCAGGCCAATTACGCCGTGTCCAACCCAAACCTGAAAATGGATTACCTGGTGGAGAACAAGGAACTGGTCATAAAAGTGGTCAACAGGCAGGACTCCCAGGTGGTGAAGGAAATCCCGGCCGAGCAGGAGCGGCACATCCGGGACACGGTGCAGAAATACATCGATTCCGGCGGAAACATCATGTCAGGCTCCAAGAAATGA
- a CDS encoding DegT/DnrJ/EryC1/StrS aminotransferase family protein has product MSDYMKVEFCRHNITPVDRRALDKTLRGLFISTGSEVAVFEEKLARHMGAPYAVGVTSATAALHLALEALGVGRGDEVITTPMSFIATANAILHAGAKPVFADVEPDTGNIDPAQIEKAITKRTRAIIPVHLYGQLCDMRAIASIAKGRKLKIVEDAAHALEGKRDGYGPGQLADAAAFSFYATKNVTCGEGGALVVKSKKVRDILLRTRAHGMTKDAAKRYGVTFSQYDMKEYGWKYNMSNIQAALLLNQLDRVEDNLQKRARLWKTYLKKLEGAQGVGFPTISPGSRSAMHLFTVWVPERKRDVALAGLAARGIGVSVHFKPIHLMGFYQKNFGFHKGMFPVAEAIGRKTITLPFYPTLKPAEIEYVSVSLKEALNGR; this is encoded by the coding sequence ATGAGCGATTATATGAAAGTGGAGTTCTGCCGTCACAACATAACACCGGTGGACCGGCGGGCGCTGGATAAAACCCTTAGGGGGCTTTTCATATCCACCGGCTCCGAAGTGGCGGTTTTCGAGGAAAAACTGGCGCGGCACATGGGCGCCCCGTACGCCGTGGGGGTCACCAGCGCCACGGCGGCCCTCCACCTGGCCCTGGAGGCTTTGGGCGTGGGCAGGGGGGATGAGGTTATAACCACCCCCATGTCGTTCATCGCCACGGCCAACGCCATATTGCACGCCGGGGCCAAACCGGTGTTCGCCGACGTGGAGCCGGATACCGGTAACATAGACCCCGCGCAAATTGAAAAAGCCATCACAAAACGCACCCGGGCCATCATCCCGGTCCATTTATACGGCCAGCTTTGCGACATGCGCGCCATCGCCTCCATAGCAAAAGGACGGAAACTGAAGATAGTGGAAGACGCGGCCCACGCCCTGGAAGGAAAACGGGACGGGTACGGCCCGGGCCAGCTGGCGGACGCGGCGGCGTTTTCATTCTACGCCACGAAAAACGTAACTTGCGGCGAGGGGGGAGCCTTGGTGGTGAAGTCCAAAAAGGTCCGGGACATACTATTGCGCACCCGAGCCCATGGGATGACCAAAGACGCGGCTAAAAGGTACGGTGTCACCTTCAGCCAGTACGACATGAAAGAGTATGGCTGGAAATACAACATGTCCAACATCCAGGCGGCACTTCTGCTGAACCAGCTGGACAGGGTGGAGGACAACCTTCAAAAACGGGCGCGGCTCTGGAAAACATATTTAAAGAAGCTGGAAGGGGCTCAGGGAGTGGGGTTTCCGACCATATCGCCCGGATCCCGGTCCGCAATGCACCTTTTCACGGTGTGGGTTCCAGAAAGAAAACGGGACGTGGCGTTGGCTGGCTTGGCCGCCCGTGGCATCGGCGTGTCGGTCCATTTCAAGCCCATCCACCTGATGGGCTTTTATCAAAAGAACTTCGGGTTCCACAAGGGCATGTTCCCCGTGGCCGAGGCCATCGGGCGCAAAACCATCACGCTTCCCTTCTACCCCACGTTAAAACCCGCGGAGATTGAATATGTATCAGTCTCGCTTAAGGAAGCGCTGAACGGCAGGTGA
- a CDS encoding glycosyltransferase family 2 protein — protein sequence MTDSPRISLVVPIYNEEDNIEPFMAEVVSVLERLEGGFEIVAVDDGSKDGTYEKLVALHKKDRRIRVIKFRGNFGQTAAFAAGFDHARGEIIITIDADLQNDPKDIPAMVAKLEEGFDIVAGWRKDRKDKFVSRRLPSIIANRIISSTTNVHLHDYGCSLKVFRREVIKNIKLYGEMHRFIPAIASWMGVSVAEMPVNHRPRVAGKSKYGIGRTIRVLLDLLTVKFLLSYSTRPIQIFGLIGMISGLMGFLIALWVTYQRLFMDIPLSNRPILQLAILLIFIGVQFVSMGLLAELQSRTYHESQGKAIYVIKETLG from the coding sequence ATGACCGATAGCCCCAGGATTTCCCTCGTGGTTCCCATATACAACGAGGAGGACAATATAGAGCCTTTCATGGCGGAAGTTGTCTCCGTTCTCGAACGCCTTGAAGGCGGATTCGAGATTGTGGCCGTGGACGACGGCTCCAAAGACGGCACCTACGAAAAGCTCGTGGCGCTTCATAAGAAAGACAGGCGCATCCGGGTGATAAAGTTCCGGGGCAATTTCGGGCAGACCGCCGCTTTCGCCGCCGGGTTCGACCATGCCCGGGGTGAAATAATCATCACCATAGACGCCGACCTGCAGAACGACCCGAAAGACATCCCCGCCATGGTGGCCAAACTGGAGGAGGGGTTCGACATTGTGGCGGGGTGGCGCAAGGACAGGAAAGACAAGTTTGTAAGCCGCCGTCTTCCTTCGATAATCGCCAACCGCATAATCTCCAGCACCACAAACGTGCATCTGCACGATTACGGGTGTTCCCTGAAAGTTTTCCGCCGCGAGGTGATAAAGAACATAAAACTTTACGGCGAAATGCACCGGTTCATCCCGGCCATAGCCTCGTGGATGGGGGTGAGCGTGGCGGAAATGCCGGTGAACCACCGCCCCCGGGTGGCGGGCAAGTCCAAATACGGCATCGGCAGGACCATCAGGGTTTTGCTGGACCTTTTAACGGTGAAGTTCCTGCTGAGTTACTCCACCAGGCCAATCCAGATTTTCGGCCTTATCGGAATGATTTCCGGCCTGATGGGTTTTCTTATAGCCCTGTGGGTGACGTACCAGCGGCTTTTTATGGACATCCCGCTTTCCAACCGGCCCATCCTGCAACTGGCCATCCTGCTGATCTTCATCGGGGTCCAGTTCGTTTCCATGGGGCTGTTGGCGGAACTGCAGTCGCGCACCTATCACGAGTCACAAGGGAAAGCCATCTATGTCATCAAGGAAACGCTGGGCTAG
- a CDS encoding fused response regulator/phosphatase: MANILVVDDIEDNVFLLRLILEKLGHSVIPAYNGLEALGVAMKGGVDLVLLDVMMPVMNGLEAAARLKGSEVTRHIPIILLTAKKNDVKDIVEGLAAGANEYITKPFHETELVARVNSMLQMKALYDEVSSARTLMMEELRMAQAVQQSLLPSKFPCSDRVKYAAKYEATSSLGGDFYDFIDYGSGRVGLVLADVSGHGPSAALIVSMIKAILGAVEDKDGSPKAVLEKLNETLLKMIPEERFVTIFYGILDSRSGRLVYSRGGHPHPMVLRKKDKAVVPLDAPGDIVGMFETIYMDEVEITLEKGDRLLAYSDGLVEAMNAGGDQYGVANLVNHIKSSWSMDGDALVNGIFDGVREFLAGEPITDDAALFVVEMM, encoded by the coding sequence ATGGCGAATATCCTTGTAGTTGACGACATCGAAGACAACGTTTTCCTCCTGCGGCTTATTTTGGAAAAACTGGGCCACAGCGTCATCCCCGCGTATAACGGGCTGGAAGCCCTTGGCGTGGCCATGAAGGGAGGGGTGGACCTGGTCCTGCTGGACGTGATGATGCCGGTGATGAACGGGCTGGAAGCCGCCGCGCGCTTGAAAGGCTCCGAGGTTACAAGGCACATCCCCATAATCCTGCTCACGGCGAAGAAGAACGACGTTAAGGACATCGTGGAAGGGCTGGCCGCCGGGGCCAACGAGTACATCACCAAACCCTTCCATGAAACGGAGCTGGTGGCCCGGGTAAATTCCATGCTCCAGATGAAAGCGTTGTATGATGAAGTATCATCCGCCCGAACCCTCATGATGGAGGAACTGCGTATGGCCCAGGCGGTCCAACAGTCTTTATTGCCCTCGAAATTCCCCTGCTCAGACAGGGTGAAATACGCCGCCAAATATGAGGCCACTTCGTCGCTGGGTGGGGATTTCTACGATTTTATCGATTACGGCTCGGGCCGCGTGGGGCTTGTGTTGGCGGACGTGTCGGGCCATGGGCCGTCGGCGGCGCTGATCGTGTCTATGATAAAGGCCATCCTCGGCGCCGTGGAAGACAAAGACGGCTCGCCGAAAGCTGTGCTGGAGAAGCTGAACGAAACCCTTCTTAAAATGATTCCCGAGGAGCGGTTTGTGACCATCTTCTACGGGATTCTGGACTCCAGGTCCGGAAGGCTGGTTTATTCCCGCGGGGGGCATCCGCACCCGATGGTGCTAAGAAAAAAGGATAAGGCGGTGGTTCCGCTGGACGCTCCCGGAGACATAGTGGGCATGTTCGAGACGATATACATGGACGAGGTTGAAATAACCCTGGAGAAGGGGGACAGGCTGTTAGCCTATTCCGATGGGCTGGTGGAGGCCATGAACGCCGGAGGAGACCAGTACGGGGTGGCCAACCTGGTAAATCACATAAAATCCAGCTGGAGCATGGATGGCGATGCGCTGGTGAACGGCATCTTCGATGGCGTGCGGGAATTCCTGGCCGGGGAACCCATCACCGATGACGCGGCGCTTTTCGTAGTGGAGATGATGTGA
- the bioA gene encoding adenosylmethionine--8-amino-7-oxononanoate transaminase — MKNENPPFHPPAVFVTGVDTGVGKTVVAGGLAAALKSQGLNVGVLKPVETGVTQPDTGDAVCLAKMAGLDGFVEDVAPYRLKTPVSPYHAGLEEGVAINLDVIEQAYLKMAGGRDFVVVEGAGGILTPLTREDTVASIAVKLNLPVIIVTHSKLGYLNHTLLTIRAVEDMGLDIVGIIFCDGEKGAAVKPDIRLIEELTGAPVLGHLPFVERVDDPQSMAKAFIENVDLDLITSAARLKADWPGRQKTLEQMDKGHVWHPFTQMKDWLGKPVTFIESGHGLAVRDISGREYLDGFASYWCNVHGHGEKNINRAIRRQLGKIAHSTFLGFSSAPAVELAGRLVELAPAGLEKVFYSDDGSTAVEVAVKMSYQYWKQKEPDSQRNRFLALSSAYHGDTVGAMAVGGIDLYHAAYRELLPEVDFIPAPYCYRCPYGLSKPLCEMFCAAQLEKKLDENPGRYAAFIIEPVVQCPAGIITSPEGFLSRVAGACKKHSTLLIADEVATGFGRTGKMFACEHESVLPDIMTLSKSITSGVMPFAATLATREVFDAFLGDYAGKKTFFHGHTYTGNQLGAATALANLRLMEERGMVEMVRQRGELLGALLEKFYNLPAVGDIRRIGLISGVELVKDRATAEPFPWEERVGVKICEDVLRRGVILRPLGNVIPVFPAMAVSENELKKITGALYDSIAAVTGA, encoded by the coding sequence ATGAAAAACGAAAACCCACCATTTCACCCACCGGCCGTTTTCGTGACCGGGGTGGACACCGGCGTGGGAAAAACCGTGGTGGCCGGGGGGCTTGCGGCGGCGCTGAAATCGCAAGGATTAAATGTGGGGGTTCTAAAACCCGTGGAAACCGGGGTTACCCAACCGGATACCGGAGACGCCGTTTGTCTCGCCAAAATGGCAGGGCTGGATGGGTTTGTGGAGGATGTGGCCCCCTATAGATTGAAAACCCCTGTTTCTCCATATCATGCCGGGCTGGAAGAAGGGGTAGCCATCAATCTTGATGTCATCGAACAGGCTTACCTGAAAATGGCCGGGGGACGGGACTTTGTGGTGGTGGAAGGGGCGGGGGGGATATTAACGCCCCTCACACGGGAAGACACGGTAGCGTCTATCGCCGTGAAGCTGAACCTGCCGGTGATTATCGTCACCCATTCAAAACTCGGGTATCTCAACCACACTCTGCTCACCATCCGCGCCGTGGAAGACATGGGGCTGGACATTGTGGGGATAATCTTTTGCGATGGCGAAAAAGGCGCCGCCGTAAAGCCGGACATCCGCCTTATAGAGGAACTGACCGGCGCGCCGGTATTAGGCCATCTGCCATTTGTGGAGCGTGTGGATGACCCGCAAAGCATGGCCAAGGCTTTCATCGAAAACGTGGATCTGGATTTGATAACATCCGCCGCCCGGTTGAAAGCCGACTGGCCCGGACGCCAGAAGACGCTGGAACAGATGGATAAAGGGCATGTGTGGCACCCGTTCACCCAAATGAAGGATTGGCTGGGCAAGCCGGTGACATTTATAGAGTCGGGCCATGGCCTGGCCGTGCGGGACATTTCAGGCCGGGAATATCTGGACGGGTTCGCCAGCTACTGGTGCAACGTCCACGGCCACGGGGAGAAGAACATCAACCGCGCCATCCGCCGTCAGTTGGGCAAGATAGCCCATTCCACGTTCCTGGGTTTCTCCAGCGCCCCTGCGGTGGAGCTGGCCGGGCGGCTGGTGGAACTGGCCCCCGCCGGGCTGGAAAAGGTTTTTTATTCCGACGACGGCTCCACTGCGGTGGAGGTGGCTGTAAAAATGAGCTACCAGTATTGGAAACAGAAAGAGCCCGATTCGCAGAGAAACCGGTTCCTGGCGTTGTCCTCCGCATATCATGGAGACACCGTGGGCGCCATGGCCGTGGGAGGGATAGACCTGTATCACGCCGCATACCGCGAGCTTCTGCCGGAGGTGGATTTTATCCCCGCTCCTTACTGTTACCGGTGCCCTTACGGTCTTTCAAAGCCCCTTTGCGAGATGTTCTGCGCCGCCCAGCTGGAGAAAAAACTGGATGAAAATCCCGGCAGGTACGCCGCGTTTATCATAGAACCCGTGGTGCAATGCCCCGCCGGGATAATCACCTCGCCGGAAGGGTTTTTATCGCGTGTGGCGGGCGCCTGTAAAAAACACTCTACGCTGTTAATAGCCGACGAGGTGGCTACGGGATTCGGGCGGACGGGCAAAATGTTCGCCTGCGAGCATGAGAGCGTCTTGCCGGACATCATGACCCTCAGCAAGTCCATAACCTCCGGCGTCATGCCTTTCGCCGCCACGCTTGCCACGAGGGAAGTGTTCGATGCGTTTCTTGGGGATTACGCCGGGAAGAAAACGTTTTTCCACGGCCACACATACACCGGCAACCAGCTGGGCGCCGCCACGGCGCTTGCGAACCTGCGATTGATGGAGGAACGCGGCATGGTGGAGATGGTCCGGCAAAGGGGTGAGCTATTAGGCGCATTGCTGGAAAAGTTTTATAATCTGCCCGCTGTTGGAGACATACGGCGCATAGGGCTGATAAGCGGCGTGGAGCTGGTGAAGGATAGAGCCACCGCCGAACCTTTCCCGTGGGAGGAAAGGGTTGGCGTTAAAATTTGCGAGGATGTTTTGAGGCGAGGGGTGATATTGCGCCCGCTGGGGAACGTTATCCCGGTTTTCCCGGCGATGGCGGTGTCAGAAAACGAACTTAAAAAAATCACCGGCGCGCTATACGATTCTATAGCCGCCGTTACTGGAGCATGA
- a CDS encoding P1 family peptidase, which yields MTPRPGPGAASRITGVPGVHVGHWGSAQFHTGCTVVIFDKQSTASCHVAGGAPGSQETDLLDPSCLVGGVDAILLTGGSAFGLAAADGVRRYLLERGRGFDAVGYKVPIVPAAVIFDLAVSGGVKKPGPEEGYLACVDSERFSDQEGRVGVGAGASVGKYMGQDKRSPGGLASCSVPLPGGAMIGALMVANCYGAVINPADGQPVSGPIGADGKHIPYLECEPAPVTFGSTAIGVVATDCKLSKADAKRVAIMAHDGLARAVSPSHTPYDGDLIFVVSTGDKEGDITRLGAWAARLVEECIVAAALG from the coding sequence GTGACGCCCCGCCCGGGTCCCGGCGCCGCTTCGCGCATCACCGGCGTGCCGGGGGTGCATGTGGGCCACTGGGGTTCCGCCCAGTTCCATACCGGATGCACGGTGGTGATATTCGACAAACAGTCCACCGCCTCTTGCCATGTGGCTGGCGGGGCGCCTGGCTCGCAGGAAACAGACCTGTTAGACCCTTCTTGCCTTGTGGGCGGGGTGGACGCCATTCTGCTCACCGGAGGTTCGGCCTTCGGGCTGGCCGCCGCTGATGGGGTGCGGCGTTATCTGCTGGAGCGCGGCCGTGGGTTTGACGCGGTGGGATACAAAGTGCCCATTGTGCCCGCCGCGGTGATTTTTGATCTGGCCGTAAGCGGCGGCGTTAAAAAACCCGGACCGGAGGAAGGGTATCTTGCGTGCGTGGATTCCGAGCGCTTTTCGGACCAGGAAGGGCGCGTGGGCGTTGGGGCTGGCGCCAGCGTGGGAAAATACATGGGGCAGGACAAAAGAAGTCCCGGCGGGCTGGCGTCCTGTTCGGTTCCATTGCCCGGCGGGGCCATGATCGGGGCGCTGATGGTGGCTAACTGTTACGGGGCCGTAATTAATCCGGCTGATGGCCAGCCGGTGTCCGGCCCCATAGGGGCCGATGGAAAGCATATCCCGTATCTTGAATGTGAACCCGCCCCAGTCACTTTCGGCTCCACCGCCATAGGCGTTGTGGCCACCGATTGCAAACTGTCCAAGGCGGACGCCAAGAGGGTGGCCATCATGGCCCACGACGGGCTGGCCCGGGCCGTCTCGCCATCCCATACCCCTTATGACGGCGACCTGATTTTCGTCGTCTCCACCGGGGATAAGGAGGGGGACATCACCCGGCTTGGCGCCTGGGCGGCGCGGCTTGTGGAAGAGTGCATCGTGGCCGCCGCCCTGGGATGA
- a CDS encoding methyltransferase domain-containing protein, producing MRSSIEKSKVRRGFDFGAAYYDQTARFQDEMAADLARRFLAKSGDMSTVLDLGCGAGGVLARLALSCRGLVCAGADISSGMLKKAHGKIKGTEGFAAIQADAESLPFKSGSMDAVVSNLMFQWLPDPARGFKQVAGVLRQGGLLMMNTLGPETFMEIRESLSAAMGSARIPSSDGMFHPFPPVEELRQNAESAGFGDMEIGSRQSRRYYQDIHTLLRSLKKQGVQNSAGLSSMGLGRRRIMTLFAEEYTRRFGSAQGVRVTYEVIHLAARKA from the coding sequence TTGCGATCTTCCATTGAAAAATCCAAAGTCCGCCGCGGGTTCGACTTCGGCGCGGCTTATTACGACCAGACCGCGAGGTTCCAGGACGAAATGGCGGCGGACCTGGCCCGCCGGTTTCTGGCGAAATCCGGCGATATGTCCACCGTGCTTGATTTGGGATGCGGCGCGGGCGGGGTTTTGGCCAGGCTGGCGTTGTCTTGCCGGGGACTGGTTTGCGCCGGGGCGGATATTTCTTCGGGCATGCTGAAAAAAGCGCATGGCAAGATAAAGGGCACGGAAGGATTCGCCGCGATCCAGGCGGACGCGGAAAGCCTGCCTTTCAAAAGTGGCTCCATGGACGCGGTGGTTTCAAACCTGATGTTCCAATGGCTCCCGGATCCGGCCAGGGGTTTTAAACAGGTTGCCGGAGTATTGCGCCAAGGGGGGCTACTAATGATGAACACCTTGGGGCCGGAAACTTTCATGGAGATCCGGGAATCCCTTTCGGCGGCCATGGGTTCCGCCAGGATCCCATCCAGCGATGGCATGTTCCACCCATTCCCGCCTGTGGAGGAATTGCGGCAAAATGCGGAATCCGCCGGGTTTGGTGATATGGAGATCGGTTCCCGTCAATCCCGCAGATATTACCAGGACATCCATACTCTGCTCCGGTCGTTAAAAAAACAGGGGGTGCAAAACAGCGCAGGGCTTTCCTCCATGGGTTTGGGGCGGCGAAGGATAATGACCCTTTTCGCCGAGGAATACACCCGCCGGTTCGGATCGGCGCAGGGGGTTAGAGTGACATACGAGGTAATCCACCTGGCCGCCCGGAAAGCATGA
- a CDS encoding alpha/beta hydrolase, with translation MVWTKGDGPGKRHNILMLHGWGGTNLSLAPLKEALGPAFNAITPDFPGYGENHSGPGPYTFERYRAFIRETVLKEGPDSFHLLGWSMGGAVAASYCLEGITPQPRSLILLDATPRFVCPEKNLGIGQHPAAVMKLERMIRENPETGLEDFISRIFKAGEEIPEENRTMIERHLKGVPFPPGKQALVESLKELARADLLAYEKRLGLPVLIIYGAIDKITPSGGQRLWTCLFENITEAPVSSAGHAPHLTRTGEVAGLVTDFLDSLE, from the coding sequence ATGGTTTGGACAAAAGGGGATGGCCCCGGCAAACGCCATAATATATTAATGCTCCATGGATGGGGAGGCACAAACCTGTCTTTGGCTCCCCTCAAGGAGGCGCTGGGGCCTGCATTCAATGCAATAACGCCGGACTTCCCCGGGTATGGGGAGAACCATTCCGGCCCGGGCCCATATACATTCGAAAGGTATCGCGCTTTCATCCGCGAAACTGTTTTGAAAGAGGGGCCGGATAGTTTCCATCTCTTGGGCTGGTCCATGGGAGGCGCCGTGGCGGCCTCGTATTGTCTTGAAGGTATCACGCCTCAACCCAGGTCGTTAATCCTTCTGGACGCTACACCCCGGTTCGTGTGCCCGGAGAAAAACCTGGGGATAGGGCAACATCCGGCGGCGGTGATGAAACTGGAAAGGATGATACGGGAGAATCCGGAAACCGGCCTTGAGGATTTCATAAGCCGTATTTTCAAAGCCGGGGAAGAGATACCCGAAGAGAATAGGACGATGATAGAGCGGCATTTGAAAGGTGTGCCTTTCCCGCCGGGTAAACAGGCGCTAGTGGAAAGTTTGAAAGAGCTGGCGCGCGCCGATCTTCTTGCATATGAAAAGCGGCTGGGCTTGCCCGTGTTGATAATATATGGCGCCATTGATAAAATTACCCCTAGTGGCGGGCAGAGGCTGTGGACCTGCCTGTTTGAAAACATCACGGAAGCCCCGGTATCTTCCGCCGGGCATGCCCCGCACCTCACCAGGACGGGCGAAGTGGCCGGGCTGGTGACCGATTTTCTTGATTCGTTGGAGTGA